One Caenibius sp. WL genomic window, GCGCAGACAAGCACCACCCACCAGAAGGGTGCGCGCCTAGCAGCAAAGAAACTGGCTGGCAACGCGAACGGCGCGGCCCGCAGGCCCGCGATTTTCGGCTCGTGCACAAGCGATGCGCCGGCCATGCAACGGCAAAGAAATCGCAATCGCGTTCCAGAGTGCTTGCCATGCCCGAAACGGATGCCTATAGGCGCGCCTCCACTGCTCGGGACGTAGCGCAGCCTGGTAGCGCATCACACTGGGGGTGTGGGGGTCGGAGGTTCGAATCCTCTCGTCCCGACCAGTGGAATTCTTATCCGAAGAACCACCCCTTTTCCCTGCCGCGCCGCATCACGGCGCCGCGCGGGCGATTTTCATTTTCCTACACGAACCTATCTGGTTATCTGTTTGCGCGTTTCTCCATTCAGCAGGGATTCGCGCTCATGGCTATTTTCGAAGCAATCGTCGGTCCGCTCGCCTCCATCATCGACAAGGTCATTCCCGACAAGGAAGCGCGGGAGCGCGCCAAGCTCGAACTGGTGAAGCTGCAAGGCACGCAGGAACTGGAAACGATCCAGGCCCGCCTGTCCGCTATCGTCACCGAGGCCGGTTCGCCCGATCCCTGGACCAGCCGCGCCCGGCCCAGCTTTCTCTATGTGATGTACGCGATGATCCTGTGGGCCATTCCGATGGGCCTGCTCAGCACTACGCGGCCGCACACCGCCCAGGCCATCGCCGCCGGGATGAACGCCTATCTCAACGGCCTGCCCGAGCCGCTCTATGCGCTGTTCGGCACAGGCTATCTCGGCTACACCGCCGCGCGCCAGTGGGGCAAGGCCAAGGGCGTCGACAAATAGCCTCGCGCGCCGCTATGGCGGCAACGCATCCTTATCCGGCACTTTTCAGCAACGGGGCACGCAATGGCCAAACCTGTCGTCTATGTCCTCAACGGGCCCAATCTCAATCTGCTCGGCACACGCGAGCCTGAGATTTACGGCACGACCACGCTCGACGATATCGCCGGAATGCTGGAAGATCGGGCACAGGAACTGGGCTGCGAGATCGAAATGCGCCAGTCCAATCACGAAGGCCACCTGATCGACTGGCTGCACGAAGCCCAGGCCGAAGGCGCGCGCGCGGTGCTGCTCAACGCGGGCGCCTATACCCACACCTCGATCGCGCTGCACGATGCGATCAAGGCCATCCGCACCCCGGTGATCGAAGTGCACCTGTCGGAACCCAAGGAACGGGAAGCCTTCCGCCATATAAGCTATGTCGGATTGGCGGCGTCCGATTGCGTTTCGGGCCATGGGGCGCAAAGCTACATAATCGCCCTCGAAAAAGCGATGAATCCGTAGAATAACCGCAGACGACGCGGGGATTTTACTTACTCCCCTCTTGCCAGCACCGCCGACGGGCCGCATAGCGGCCCCCGGTATTGAAACGAGCAAGAGGGACGCATGTCCGAATCCAAGGATTCCGCCGCTGGCCGCGGCATGAGGATCGACAGCACGCTGGTCCGCGAACTGGCGGAACTGCTGGCCGAGACCGGGCTGACGGAAATCGAGGTTGAAGACGGCGATCGCAAGATCAAGGTCTCGCGCGCGGCCATGGCCGCCGCCGCAACGCAATTCATCGCCGCGCCCGCGGCGCCCGCTCCGGCGGCCGCACCTGCCGCCTCCGCGGCAGAAGCGCCGACAGCCGCGCCCGCCATCGATGGCAACGCGGTGAAATCACCGATGGTCGGCACCGTCTATCTTTCGCCCGAACCGGGCGCCAGCGCCTTCATCAGCGTGGGCAGCCAGGTCAAGGCAGGCGACACGCTGCTGATCGTGGAAGCGATGAAAGTGATGAACCCCATCACCGCCACTGCTTCCGGCACGGTCAAGGCGATCCTCGTCGAAAACGCGCAGCCGGTCGAATTCGATCAGCCGCTCGTCGTCATCGGCTGATCGGACGCACTGCCCATGGCCATAACCCGCATTCTCATTGCCAATCGCGGCGAAATCGCGCTGCGCATCCATCGCGCCGCACACGAAATGGGGATCGAAACGGTGGCGGTGCACTCCACCGCCGATGCCGACGCGATGCATGTGCGCCTTGCCGACAGCGCGGTGTGCATCGGCCCACCCGCGGCGGCCGACAGTTATCTGAACGTGGCCGCGATCATTTCGGCGGCGGAAATCAGCCGCGCGGATGCCATCCATCCGGGCTATGGCTTCCTGTCGGAAAACGCCAAGTTCGCCGAGATCGTCGAAGCGCACGATATCGCCTGGATCGGGCCCAAGCCCGAACATATCCGCACCATGGGCGACAAGGTCGAAGCCAAGCGCACCGCCGGTGCACTGGGCCTGCCGCTCGTCCCCGGTTCGGACGGCGCCATCGAATCGATGGAAGAAGCCAAGCGGGTCGCGGCGGAAATCGGCTATCCGGTGCTGGTGAAGGCCGCATCGGGCGGCGGCGGCCGGGGCATGAAAGTCATTCCCGACGAAGCGAGCCTCGAAAGCCTGGTCAGCCAGGCCAAGAGCGAAGCCAAGGCCGCGTTCGGTGACGATACGGTCTATATCGAAAAGTATCTCGCCAATCCGCGTCATATCGAATTCCAGATTTTCGGCGACGGGCGCGGCAATGCAATCCATCTGGGCGAACGCGACTGTTCGCTCCAGCGCCGCCACCAGAAAGTCCTGGAAGAAGCGCCCTCGCCCGTGATTTCCGCCGCAGAACGCGAACGGATGGGCGGCATCGTTTCCAAGGCGATGGCCGACATGGGCTATCGCGGCGCGGGCACAATCGAGTTCCTGTGGGAAAACGGCGAGTTCTATTTCATCGAAATGAACACCCGCCTGCAGGTCGAACACCCGGTGACCGAAGCGATCACCGGCCTCGATCTGGTGCGTGAACAGATCCGCATCGCCGATGGCAAGCCGTTGTCGGTCACGCAGGATGAAATCCGCTTCACCGGCCATGCGATCGAATGCCGCATCAACGCGGAAGATCCCTTCACGTTCGCTCCCTCGCCGGGCGAAGTGACGAGCTACCATGCGGCCGGAGGCATGCATGTGCGCGTCGATTCCGGGCTTTATGCGGGCTACCGTATTCCGCCCTACTACGATTCGATGATCGCCAAGCTGATCGTATATGGCCGCACGCGCGAAGGGTGCATCATGCGCCTGCGGCGCGCGCTGGAAGAAATGGTCATCGGCGGTGTCAAAACCTCGATCCCGCTGCACGCGGCGCTGATGCAGGAACCCGATTTTCTCAACGGCGACTATTCGATCAAATGGCTGGAGGAATGGCTGGCCCAGCGCTAGCCTTGGTAAGAGCGGTTGCGGACCTGCCCTGAACGAGATCAGGCACGGGACGCCCGCTCTATTCCATCGTTCCTGATGCCGATCGCGCCGTATCGGGTCTTGGCCCCTGTGCGCGAAATGCTTTCATCACTCTGCGCCGATCCGGCCTGCCCTTTGGGCTTGTAGCGGTGCTGGCGCTGCTCCCCGGTGCGACCCTTGGGGCTGTGCAGCAATTTATCCACAAGTTAATATAGTTAACCGCACCTCATTCCAGCGGCACGCCGGGGAGTTGTTTTGCTGTGCGAATCGTCAACGAGGTCTTGACGCTGGCGACATTGGGCGCGGGTGTCAGCTTGCTGGTGAGAAATTCCTGGAAGCTTTGTAAGTCGCGGCTGACAATTTTAAGAATAAAATCGATTTCACCGTTCAACATATGACATTCGCGCACTTCGGCCAGCGCTTTCATATGATCTTCGAACGCGCGCAAGTCCGCCTCGGCTTGGCTCTTGAGACTGACCATCGCGAAAACGGTAATGGAAAAGCCCAGTTTTGCGGGGTCCAGCTCGGCATGATAGCCGCGGATAACCCCCGCATCCTCCAACGCTCGCATCCGTCTCAGACACGGCGGCGCGGTAAGCCCTACGCGCTTCGCAAGCTCTACATTGGTAATACGCCCTTCTGCTTGCAGTTCTGCCAGCAGATGGCGATCAATTTTATCAAAATTGTCCAACTGACATGCCCTCACTTCTCGCCGCCGGTGCGGCGCCCCGTATTCTTCATAACACAATTTATTCACAATCTTGTGTGTATAGAACAAGCTTAACGCACGGTGTCCCGCTTTGCGACGTGAAAGCGCGCCTTCATGCGGCCTCGGGCAAGATGTGATATCGGCGCGTAAACTTGATTCACTGCGCCGGATGGCGGGTCTGGAACTGAATAGACGCTATGTATTTC contains:
- the aroQ gene encoding type II 3-dehydroquinate dehydratase, which gives rise to MAKPVVYVLNGPNLNLLGTREPEIYGTTTLDDIAGMLEDRAQELGCEIEMRQSNHEGHLIDWLHEAQAEGARAVLLNAGAYTHTSIALHDAIKAIRTPVIEVHLSEPKEREAFRHISYVGLAASDCVSGHGAQSYIIALEKAMNP
- the accC gene encoding acetyl-CoA carboxylase biotin carboxylase subunit; this translates as MAITRILIANRGEIALRIHRAAHEMGIETVAVHSTADADAMHVRLADSAVCIGPPAAADSYLNVAAIISAAEISRADAIHPGYGFLSENAKFAEIVEAHDIAWIGPKPEHIRTMGDKVEAKRTAGALGLPLVPGSDGAIESMEEAKRVAAEIGYPVLVKAASGGGGRGMKVIPDEASLESLVSQAKSEAKAAFGDDTVYIEKYLANPRHIEFQIFGDGRGNAIHLGERDCSLQRRHQKVLEEAPSPVISAAERERMGGIVSKAMADMGYRGAGTIEFLWENGEFYFIEMNTRLQVEHPVTEAITGLDLVREQIRIADGKPLSVTQDEIRFTGHAIECRINAEDPFTFAPSPGEVTSYHAAGGMHVRVDSGLYAGYRIPPYYDSMIAKLIVYGRTREGCIMRLRRALEEMVIGGVKTSIPLHAALMQEPDFLNGDYSIKWLEEWLAQR
- a CDS encoding Lrp/AsnC family transcriptional regulator yields the protein MDNFDKIDRHLLAELQAEGRITNVELAKRVGLTAPPCLRRMRALEDAGVIRGYHAELDPAKLGFSITVFAMVSLKSQAEADLRAFEDHMKALAEVRECHMLNGEIDFILKIVSRDLQSFQEFLTSKLTPAPNVASVKTSLTIRTAKQLPGVPLE
- the accB gene encoding acetyl-CoA carboxylase biotin carboxyl carrier protein — translated: MSESKDSAAGRGMRIDSTLVRELAELLAETGLTEIEVEDGDRKIKVSRAAMAAAATQFIAAPAAPAPAAAPAASAAEAPTAAPAIDGNAVKSPMVGTVYLSPEPGASAFISVGSQVKAGDTLLIVEAMKVMNPITATASGTVKAILVENAQPVEFDQPLVVIG
- a CDS encoding holin family protein, yielding MAIFEAIVGPLASIIDKVIPDKEARERAKLELVKLQGTQELETIQARLSAIVTEAGSPDPWTSRARPSFLYVMYAMILWAIPMGLLSTTRPHTAQAIAAGMNAYLNGLPEPLYALFGTGYLGYTAARQWGKAKGVDK